One segment of Methanobacterium sp. DNA contains the following:
- a CDS encoding GNAT family N-acetyltransferase, with the protein MIRRATLSDVNQIANVIMRAWKEGYSGIIDPEYIKTMETDKYVSIFKDNISNQKEIIFVYDEKGVKGFISGKELKGKCDCEVVGLYVDPENQGKGMGKLLFKKMEEEFLKRGKSRLIVWTLHKASNNGFYLKMGGLKKEDKTLNYGGKSYAGVGFVFDLK; encoded by the coding sequence ATGATTAGAAGAGCAACTTTAAGTGATGTAAACCAGATAGCCAATGTGATAATGAGGGCCTGGAAAGAAGGATATTCTGGAATTATTGACCCAGAATATATAAAAACTATGGAAACGGATAAATACGTTTCTATTTTCAAAGATAACATCTCCAACCAAAAAGAAATAATCTTTGTTTACGATGAAAAAGGAGTGAAAGGATTTATCTCTGGAAAGGAATTAAAAGGCAAATGCGATTGCGAAGTAGTTGGATTATATGTGGATCCTGAAAATCAGGGAAAGGGAATGGGGAAACTATTATTCAAAAAGATGGAAGAAGAATTTCTGAAAAGAGGTAAAAGTAGACTCATTGTTTGGACCCTCCATAAGGCAAGTAACAATGGTTTTTATTTGAAAATGGGTGGATTGAAAAAAGAAGATAAAACACTGAATTATGGTGGGAAATCTTACGCAGGTGTGGGTTTTGTATTTGATTTGAAATAA
- a CDS encoding threonylcarbamoyl-AMP synthase, with protein sequence MKLIKINPENPETAKIEMAREILRQGGTIVYPTDTVYGLAANIFHEKAVLKVYQMKKRLKNKPISVCLSQIQDIKTVAQLDPDLEKIVQKILPGPYTLILNKKDNLQSRVTAGTDKIGIRIPNNVICRELSRKFPITTTSANISGHPSPTSARKAQKELDDKPDIILDSGPCSDGISSTVVDLTVTPSRIIREGAGMEKLLSIIK encoded by the coding sequence ATGAAACTTATTAAAATCAATCCAGAGAATCCAGAGACTGCAAAAATTGAAATGGCCCGGGAAATATTACGCCAAGGTGGAACCATTGTCTATCCTACTGACACAGTTTACGGTCTAGCAGCAAATATATTCCATGAAAAAGCTGTTTTAAAAGTTTATCAGATGAAAAAAAGGCTAAAAAACAAACCTATTTCTGTTTGCTTGTCACAAATACAAGATATCAAAACAGTGGCGCAATTGGATCCTGATCTGGAGAAGATAGTTCAGAAAATCCTTCCAGGACCTTACACTTTAATTTTGAACAAGAAGGATAATTTACAATCTAGAGTCACCGCGGGAACAGATAAAATTGGCATTAGAATTCCAAATAACGTTATCTGCAGAGAACTTTCCAGGAAATTTCCCATAACTACCACCAGTGCCAACATATCTGGCCACCCTTCCCCTACATCTGCCAGAAAAGCACAAAAAGAGTTAGATGACAAGCCAGATATCATCCTTGATTCTGGTCCTTGCAGTGATGGAATTTCATCTACAGTAGTTGATCTCACAGTTACTCCCTCACGTATCATAAGGGAAGGTGCAGGGATGGAGAAACTGCTTTCAATAATAAAATAG
- the radB gene encoding DNA repair and recombination protein RadB — protein MSEILSNMKQNGKILTSSPIDSLIGGGVEKGVITQFYGPPGSGKTNIALNLLVQSASSGGKSIFIDTEGGLSIERVKQISGTDFIQLAPNIIVFEPSTFAEQDSVLRRVEQMILSGEKVELIILDSAVALYRVLDGDSSQIKRELGKQMGLLTKLARKHDIAVVITNQVYASFEGEGMVEPVGGTILKYRSKIMIELEKGDISGERYAILKRHRSRPEGLRTRFFIVDSGLR, from the coding sequence ATGTCAGAAATTCTATCTAACATGAAACAGAATGGTAAAATACTCACATCTTCTCCCATTGATTCTCTCATTGGAGGAGGAGTTGAAAAAGGAGTTATCACTCAGTTTTATGGCCCTCCAGGATCGGGTAAGACTAACATAGCGCTAAACCTTTTGGTTCAATCTGCCAGTAGCGGGGGTAAAAGCATTTTCATAGATACTGAAGGTGGATTATCTATTGAAAGAGTTAAACAAATATCTGGAACAGATTTCATCCAATTAGCTCCTAATATAATAGTATTTGAACCATCCACATTTGCGGAACAGGATTCTGTCTTGCGCAGAGTTGAACAAATGATCTTATCTGGAGAGAAGGTGGAACTCATCATTTTGGACTCAGCAGTAGCTCTTTATCGGGTTCTTGATGGTGATTCATCTCAAATAAAAAGGGAATTAGGAAAGCAGATGGGACTCCTCACTAAACTCGCCCGCAAACATGACATAGCAGTGGTAATCACCAACCAAGTGTACGCCAGTTTTGAGGGAGAAGGGATGGTAGAACCAGTAGGGGGAACTATCCTCAAATATCGTAGTAAAATCATGATTGAACTGGAAAAAGGTGATATTAGTGGTGAAAGGTATGCTATCTTAAAAAGGCATCGTAGCCGACCTGAGGGGCTGCGCACCCGTTTTTTCATTGTTGATAGTGGGCTCCGGTGA
- a CDS encoding pyridoxal phosphate-dependent aminotransferase, whose amino-acid sequence MISPKKYAKAAKVLPKGFKTANEFFNYVYNDPDMIWMGQNTNHLHDHNGIVEAMIASIRWNDYCKYPPPEGFPRLRELIMEDLGLGSEYDILVTAGATESLYLCANDILEPENNTITCDPGYLIIDNFASRFGDHVKSVPIYNEQCGYKLTPQLVRDNLDKNTKLVSLVDPLNPLGSSYTKEERKEFKDIAEDHEIYLLHDITYRDFAQEHQLIAELCPEYTVTVYSFSKIYGLAGMRIGAVVGVPEIINSIRSIVINDLGTNLVAQNGAMTAIESKPKWLERVKNITRQNQDIIKQAVDQVDGAFIAVYPSDGNMMAIDMIDTGVTPREIADYLLERKIFAREGSYTSKEFGHRYLRVSFSIPTKQVEYFAECFLEGMEALKTSK is encoded by the coding sequence ATGATTTCGCCCAAAAAGTATGCTAAAGCAGCAAAGGTACTGCCTAAAGGATTCAAAACAGCTAATGAATTCTTTAACTATGTTTACAATGATCCAGATATGATCTGGATGGGGCAAAACACCAACCATCTGCATGATCATAATGGAATTGTGGAGGCGATGATCGCCAGCATCCGGTGGAATGATTACTGTAAATACCCACCACCAGAAGGTTTCCCACGCTTAAGGGAACTTATCATGGAAGATTTGGGGTTGGGTAGTGAATACGATATTTTGGTAACTGCTGGAGCCACAGAATCGCTTTATCTATGTGCCAATGACATATTAGAACCAGAAAACAACACCATCACTTGTGACCCGGGATATCTTATTATAGACAATTTTGCAAGCCGGTTTGGGGACCATGTTAAATCAGTTCCCATATACAATGAGCAATGTGGCTATAAACTCACTCCTCAACTGGTGAGGGATAATTTGGACAAGAACACTAAACTAGTATCCCTGGTTGATCCATTAAATCCATTGGGATCATCCTACACCAAGGAAGAGCGAAAAGAGTTTAAGGATATTGCCGAAGATCATGAGATCTACTTGTTACATGATATCACCTATCGTGATTTTGCCCAGGAACATCAACTTATAGCAGAGCTATGTCCAGAGTACACAGTCACAGTGTACAGTTTTTCCAAGATATATGGTCTGGCTGGTATGAGGATCGGAGCAGTAGTAGGGGTTCCTGAAATAATTAACTCCATACGCTCCATTGTCATCAACGACTTGGGAACCAACTTGGTAGCTCAGAACGGTGCCATGACAGCCATAGAATCCAAACCAAAATGGCTGGAAAGAGTCAAAAACATCACCCGCCAGAACCAGGACATCATCAAACAAGCAGTGGATCAAGTTGATGGAGCGTTCATAGCAGTTTACCCCTCTGATGGGAATATGATGGCTATCGACATGATCGATACAGGTGTTACACCTCGGGAAATAGCTGACTACCTCCTTGAGCGTAAAATATTCGCCAGAGAAGGATCGTACACCAGTAAAGAATTCGGGCACCGCTACCTCAGGGTGAGTTTTTCCATACCCACTAAACAAGTGGAGTACTTTGCTGAGTGTTTCCTGGAAGGGATGGAAGCCTTAAAAACTTCCAAATAA